Proteins encoded in a region of the Pseudomonas denitrificans (nom. rej.) genome:
- a CDS encoding MarR family winged helix-turn-helix transcriptional regulator — protein sequence MTDTTLYDYLERIASLMRAWAREQPLMADLQPIQLSALNYLARCNRYSNTPLGVTDFLGLTKGTVSQSLKALEAKGLIAKRPDAQDRRSVHLELTPEGRGLIDALVPPAFLRRAEESLGERSELLVELLRELLATVQRQENVPGFGLCRTCRFHQKLDDGALCGLTGERLEAREGELICREHAAPDEAA from the coding sequence ATGACCGATACGACCCTGTACGACTACCTCGAACGCATCGCCAGCCTGATGCGTGCCTGGGCCCGCGAGCAGCCGCTGATGGCTGATCTGCAGCCGATCCAGCTGAGCGCACTGAACTACCTGGCGCGCTGTAACCGCTATTCGAATACGCCGCTGGGGGTGACGGACTTCCTTGGGCTGACCAAGGGCACGGTGTCCCAGTCGTTGAAGGCACTGGAGGCCAAGGGGCTGATCGCGAAGCGTCCGGATGCGCAGGACCGTCGCAGTGTGCACCTGGAGCTGACGCCGGAGGGCAGGGGGCTGATCGATGCGCTGGTGCCGCCTGCTTTTCTGCGCCGCGCCGAAGAGTCGCTGGGGGAGCGCAGTGAGTTGCTGGTCGAGTTGCTGCGCGAACTGCTGGCGACCGTGCAGCGCCAGGAGAACGTGCCGGGGTTCGGTCTGTGCCGTACCTGTCGCTTCCACCAGAAGCTGGATGACGGCGCGCTTTGCGGGCTGACGGGGGAAAGACTGGAAGCGCGTGAGGGCGAACTGATCTGCCGCGAGCACGCAGCGCCTGACGAGGCGGCCTGA
- a CDS encoding DUF2058 domain-containing protein has protein sequence MSMSLRDQLLKAGLVNEKQAKQAGKQKQKQQRLEHKNQVAKDDSQRQAALQAQAEKQARDAELNRQQQEKADKKAKTAQIKQLIEGTRLPKLESDDYYNFVDNKKVKRIAVNDMVRDKLSRGSLAIVSYDGRYEIVPRDAALRIQERDERRIIVLSEPSGEPDEDDPYKDYVVPDDLMW, from the coding sequence ATGAGCATGTCATTGCGTGATCAGTTGCTGAAAGCCGGGCTGGTCAACGAGAAGCAGGCCAAGCAGGCCGGCAAGCAGAAACAGAAGCAGCAGCGCCTGGAGCACAAGAACCAGGTTGCCAAGGACGACAGCCAGCGTCAGGCGGCCCTGCAGGCCCAGGCCGAGAAGCAGGCCCGCGACGCCGAGCTGAACCGTCAGCAGCAGGAAAAGGCCGACAAGAAGGCCAAGACCGCACAGATCAAGCAACTGATCGAAGGTACGCGCCTGCCGAAACTGGAGTCGGACGACTACTACAACTTCGTCGACAACAAGAAGGTCAAGCGCATCGCGGTCAACGACATGGTCCGCGACAAGCTCAGCCGCGGCAGCCTGGCCATCGTCAGCTACGACGGCCGCTACGAGATCGTGCCGCGCGATGCCGCGCTGCGCATCCAGGAGCGCGACGAGCGTCGCATCATCGTCCTCAGCGAACCCAGCGGCGAGCCGGACGAGGACGATCCGTACAAGGATTACGTGGTGCCCGACGACCTCATGTGGTGA
- a CDS encoding outer membrane protein transport protein, with translation MKTTWLKTTLALTISAASAQVLANGIAINEQSASGAGTAYAGRASSALDASTIYGNPAGISKLKRTEVSGGLAVVSAKDDISDAHSSASGSNKGDSVPVAAVPFGYFSTPLDDKVSIGLGVYVPYGIINDYESGFQGRSHGSYSKVQVITVQPTISYKFNDVVAVGFGPTINRIDGKLENYLNTGALNGALGGNGGDTKISIKGDDTATGFNVGLLITPTDSTSIGATYHSKVKYELEGHTTVSNSPAGLFDSRMDASLDITLPESLDLSITQKLDDRWTVYGGTTWTRWSRLKSIEVQNTGAPLAAFDTIGEDLSWHDTWSAAIGTSYQFNDQWVLRTGFAYDPSPTTNEHRTVRIPVGDRKIFTLGAGYSPNADMTFDVAYAYLWESTAGVNQPDGQELAGMQLQPAYSAKYDNSAHGLTAQMTYRF, from the coding sequence ATGAAAACAACATGGCTCAAGACCACCCTCGCACTGACCATTAGCGCTGCCTCCGCTCAGGTGCTTGCCAACGGCATCGCCATCAACGAGCAGAGCGCCAGCGGCGCCGGTACCGCCTACGCGGGCCGCGCTTCCTCGGCATTGGACGCCAGCACCATCTACGGCAACCCTGCCGGCATTTCCAAGCTCAAGCGAACTGAAGTCAGCGGCGGTCTGGCCGTGGTGTCCGCCAAGGACGACATCAGCGACGCCCACAGCTCTGCCTCGGGCTCCAACAAGGGTGACTCCGTCCCGGTTGCTGCCGTTCCCTTCGGCTACTTCTCCACCCCGCTGGACGACAAGGTCAGCATCGGCCTGGGCGTCTATGTGCCCTACGGCATCATCAACGACTACGAAAGTGGCTTCCAGGGCCGTTCCCACGGTTCCTACAGCAAGGTCCAGGTGATCACCGTCCAGCCGACCATCAGCTACAAGTTCAACGACGTGGTGGCGGTCGGCTTCGGTCCGACCATCAACCGCATCGACGGCAAGCTGGAGAACTACCTGAACACCGGCGCGCTGAACGGCGCCCTGGGTGGCAACGGCGGCGACACCAAGATCAGCATCAAGGGCGATGACACTGCCACCGGATTCAACGTCGGCCTGCTGATCACCCCGACTGACAGCACCTCCATCGGCGCCACCTACCACTCCAAGGTGAAGTACGAGCTCGAAGGCCACACCACCGTGTCCAACTCGCCTGCCGGCCTGTTCGACTCGCGCATGGACGCCAGCCTGGACATCACCCTGCCCGAGTCCCTGGACCTGTCCATCACCCAGAAGCTGGATGACCGCTGGACCGTCTACGGTGGCACCACCTGGACGCGCTGGAGCCGTCTGAAGTCCATCGAGGTACAGAACACCGGCGCCCCGCTGGCCGCTTTCGACACCATCGGCGAAGACCTGAGCTGGCACGACACCTGGTCCGCCGCGATCGGTACCTCCTACCAGTTCAACGACCAGTGGGTCCTGCGTACCGGCTTCGCCTACGATCCGTCGCCGACCACCAACGAGCACCGTACCGTGCGTATCCCGGTGGGCGATCGCAAGATCTTCACCCTGGGCGCCGGCTACTCGCCTAACGCCGACATGACCTTCGACGTGGCCTACGCCTACCTGTGGGAATCCACCGCCGGCGTAAACCAGCCGGACGGTCAGGAACTGGCAGGTATGCAACTGCAGCCGGCCTACAGCGCCAAGTACGACAACAGCGCCCACGGCCTGACCGCGCAGATGACCTATCGCTTCTGA
- a CDS encoding Rho-binding antiterminator: MSDYQPLHCDLHDYLEIACLYRYWLRIELRDGLAFDAQAFTTHTRRTAGGVLEEFLEVRVDDASREFRLDRLHAITPLSAQALFGRVELQAAG, encoded by the coding sequence ATGAGCGACTACCAGCCGTTGCACTGCGATCTCCATGACTATCTGGAGATCGCCTGCCTCTACCGCTACTGGCTGCGTATCGAGCTGCGTGACGGCCTGGCGTTCGACGCCCAGGCCTTCACCACGCACACGCGAAGGACCGCGGGCGGAGTGCTGGAGGAGTTTCTCGAGGTGCGGGTGGACGATGCCAGCCGGGAGTTCCGGCTGGACCGTCTGCACGCCATTACGCCTTTGTCGGCGCAGGCGCTGTTCGGAAGGGTGGAGCTGCAGGCGGCCGGCTGA
- a CDS encoding lysophospholipid acyltransferase family protein has product MHDQQSAPRKAGPLRVALVGLATVLITLGYSVRVLTLGAIGRLRRAKVDGFTRDWSGSLLRLTGARMSRHGEVPDFGDGRRYMILCTHSSFYDIPAIFVTMPGSIRMLAKRELFAVPVWGAAMRAAEFPSIDRHNRHQAMADLAKAREMMESGIVLWAAPEGTRSKDGKLQPFKKGCFRLAQQTDAIIVPVAIRGIQQLLPAGGLKLNLGMPVEVHVGAPIDSTRFTEHGVDALMGEVRERMLELLEPAAAPAPAPALKEQTPA; this is encoded by the coding sequence ATGCACGACCAGCAATCGGCACCGCGCAAGGCGGGCCCGCTGCGCGTCGCCCTGGTGGGACTGGCGACCGTTCTGATTACCCTGGGCTACAGCGTCCGGGTCCTGACACTGGGAGCCATCGGCCGGTTGCGCCGCGCCAAGGTCGACGGTTTTACCCGCGACTGGTCCGGCAGCCTGCTGCGCCTGACCGGCGCGCGCATGAGTCGCCATGGGGAAGTGCCGGACTTCGGCGATGGTCGTCGCTATATGATCCTCTGCACCCATTCCAGCTTCTACGACATCCCGGCGATCTTCGTGACCATGCCCGGATCGATCCGCATGCTCGCCAAGCGCGAGCTGTTCGCCGTGCCGGTCTGGGGCGCGGCGATGCGCGCGGCGGAGTTCCCGTCCATCGACCGGCACAACCGCCACCAGGCCATGGCTGACCTGGCGAAGGCGCGGGAAATGATGGAGAGCGGCATCGTCCTCTGGGCCGCGCCCGAGGGCACGCGCTCCAAGGATGGCAAGCTGCAGCCGTTCAAGAAGGGCTGCTTCCGCCTGGCTCAGCAGACCGACGCGATCATCGTCCCGGTGGCGATCCGCGGCATCCAGCAACTGCTGCCGGCGGGCGGCCTCAAGCTGAACCTCGGCATGCCGGTGGAGGTGCATGTCGGCGCGCCGATCGATTCCACCCGGTTCACCGAACACGGCGTCGATGCGCTGATGGGCGAGGTGCGCGAGCGCATGCTGGAGCTGCTGGAACCCGCTGCCGCGCCTGCACCGGCGCCTGCCCTGAAGGAGCAGACGCCGGCCTGA
- a CDS encoding SMP-30/gluconolactonase/LRE family protein, giving the protein MKKLLGLVVLLAVAVAVYLALTPSPIDPLAWTPPKAPPMTGVMEPNDTLMKAELLAQGQIVGPEDTAVDSQGRVFAGLDDGRIVRIGADGKAETFVETGGRPLGLAFDKSGKLIVADAWKGLLEIDPQGKIRVLTDSADGVPFAFTDDLDIASDGRIYFSDASSRFHQPDYILDLLEARPHGRLLRYDPATGKTETLLKDLYFANGVALSQNEDFVLVNETYRYRITRYWLKGEKAGQHEVFIDNLPGLPDNLASDRSGTFWVALPSPRKADADMIQQMPWLKRQLTKLPRAVLPKPVPYGLVIQVNEKGQIVRSLHDTSGQHLRMVTSAKPVNGVLYLGSLENDRIGRLRIQ; this is encoded by the coding sequence ATGAAAAAGCTTCTCGGACTGGTCGTCCTGCTGGCCGTAGCCGTCGCGGTCTACCTGGCGCTCACGCCCAGCCCCATCGACCCGCTGGCCTGGACGCCGCCCAAGGCGCCACCGATGACCGGCGTGATGGAACCCAACGACACCCTGATGAAAGCCGAACTGCTCGCCCAGGGCCAGATCGTCGGCCCGGAGGACACCGCCGTGGATAGCCAGGGCCGGGTTTTCGCCGGGCTGGATGACGGGCGCATCGTGCGCATCGGCGCCGACGGCAAGGCCGAGACCTTCGTCGAGACCGGCGGCCGCCCCCTGGGCCTGGCGTTCGACAAGAGCGGCAAGCTGATCGTCGCCGACGCCTGGAAGGGACTGCTGGAGATCGACCCGCAGGGCAAGATCCGCGTGCTGACCGATTCGGCCGACGGCGTTCCCTTCGCCTTCACCGACGACCTGGACATCGCCAGCGATGGCCGCATCTATTTCAGCGACGCGTCCAGCCGCTTCCACCAGCCCGACTACATCCTCGACCTGCTCGAAGCCCGCCCTCACGGTCGCCTGCTGCGTTACGACCCGGCCACCGGCAAGACCGAAACGCTGCTCAAGGACCTGTACTTCGCCAATGGCGTGGCGCTGTCGCAGAACGAGGACTTCGTGCTGGTCAACGAGACCTACCGCTACCGCATCACCCGTTACTGGCTCAAGGGCGAGAAGGCCGGGCAGCACGAGGTCTTCATCGACAACCTGCCGGGCCTGCCGGACAACCTTGCCAGCGACCGCAGCGGCACCTTCTGGGTTGCTCTGCCCTCGCCGCGCAAGGCCGACGCCGACATGATCCAGCAGATGCCCTGGCTGAAACGCCAGCTCACCAAGCTGCCGCGCGCCGTGCTGCCCAAGCCGGTGCCCTACGGCCTGGTGATCCAGGTGAACGAGAAAGGCCAGATCGTGCGCAGCCTGCATGACACCAGCGGCCAGCACCTGCGCATGGTGACTTCGGCCAAGCCGGTGAACGGCGTGCTCTACCTGGGCAGCCTGGAGAACGACCGCATCGGCCGGCTGCGGATTCAGTAA
- a CDS encoding sulfurtransferase — MTQARLLTPEQLAARLDDPNLVLLDCRFALEDPAYGARSYLENHIPGAHFADLNRDLSSPVIPGVTGRHPLPDPQHLQEHLRAWGLNADSEVVLYDDGPGAFAARAWWLLLWLGKSEGVYLLDGGLTAWRNAGLRLTTAETPLRPGDFKGEPDNSLLISAGELAAKLGGAELPLIDARGLPRFRGEVEPIDPVAGHIPGAQCAAFTDNLGNDGRFLRPEHLHQRFAGLLRGRPAEDLVAYCGSGVTACHNLFALSLAGYPLGRLYAGSWSEWITDARRPVAKGD; from the coding sequence ATGACCCAAGCCCGCCTGCTCACGCCCGAGCAACTGGCCGCCCGCCTCGATGACCCGAATCTCGTCCTGCTCGACTGCCGTTTCGCCCTCGAAGACCCGGCCTACGGCGCTCGCAGCTACCTGGAGAACCACATCCCCGGCGCGCACTTCGCCGACCTCAACCGGGACCTTTCCTCCCCGGTGATTCCGGGCGTCACGGGGCGCCATCCGCTGCCCGATCCGCAGCATCTGCAGGAACACCTGCGTGCCTGGGGCCTGAACGCCGACAGTGAAGTGGTGCTGTATGACGACGGCCCCGGCGCCTTCGCCGCCCGCGCCTGGTGGCTGCTGCTGTGGCTGGGCAAGAGCGAGGGCGTGTACCTGCTCGACGGCGGCCTGACCGCCTGGCGCAACGCCGGCCTGCGCCTGACGACCGCCGAAACACCGCTGCGCCCCGGCGACTTCAAGGGTGAGCCGGACAACAGCCTGCTGATCAGCGCCGGCGAACTGGCCGCGAAACTCGGCGGGGCCGAACTGCCGCTGATCGATGCCCGCGGCCTGCCGCGTTTCCGTGGCGAGGTCGAACCCATCGACCCGGTCGCCGGGCACATTCCCGGCGCCCAGTGCGCCGCCTTCACCGACAACCTTGGCAACGACGGCCGCTTCCTGCGCCCGGAACATCTGCACCAGCGCTTCGCCGGCCTGCTGCGCGGACGCCCGGCCGAAGACCTGGTGGCCTACTGCGGCTCCGGCGTCACCGCCTGCCACAACCTGTTCGCCCTGAGCCTGGCAGGCTACCCGCTGGGTCGCCTGTATGCCGGTTCCTGGAGCGAATGGATCACCGATGCCCGCCGCCCGGTGGCAAAAGGCGACTGA
- a CDS encoding aspartyl/asparaginyl beta-hydroxylase domain-containing protein — protein MLKLIVLAVLAIFLVAILYVHLRGKVRLPFLRQVVNHSAWFAPYNSLMYLNSSVPSKPYLDRERFPELDKLRDNWQMIREEAEQLFDEGYIRDALNNNEAGFGSFFKKGWTRFYLTWYDGPLPSAQQLCPKTVELVSSIPNVKGAMFTRLPPRSHLNKHRDPYGGSLRYHLGLATPNSDECRIFVDGQPYAWRDGQDVMFDETFVHWVKNETDESRLILFCDIERPLKSPLLTRINRRVSAFLGRATAPQNVEGERVGGINQAYSVLIRLGDAVGSKVKVFKRTYPKAYRIGRPVLAVLVLVLVLRWLFG, from the coding sequence ATGCTGAAGCTCATCGTTCTCGCGGTACTGGCCATCTTCCTCGTCGCCATTCTCTACGTGCACCTGCGCGGCAAGGTGCGGCTGCCCTTCCTGCGCCAGGTCGTGAACCACTCCGCCTGGTTCGCGCCCTACAACTCGCTGATGTACCTGAACTCCAGCGTGCCGTCCAAGCCCTACCTGGACCGCGAGCGCTTCCCCGAACTCGACAAGCTGCGCGACAACTGGCAGATGATCCGCGAGGAAGCCGAGCAGCTGTTCGACGAGGGCTACATCCGCGACGCCCTGAACAACAACGAGGCCGGCTTCGGTTCCTTCTTCAAGAAGGGCTGGACCCGCTTCTACCTGACCTGGTACGACGGCCCCCTGCCCTCGGCGCAGCAGTTGTGCCCCAAGACCGTGGAACTGGTGAGCAGCATCCCCAACGTCAAGGGCGCGATGTTCACTCGCCTGCCGCCGCGCAGCCACCTGAACAAGCACCGCGACCCCTACGGCGGCTCGCTGCGCTATCACCTCGGCCTGGCCACGCCGAACTCCGACGAGTGCCGCATCTTCGTCGATGGCCAGCCCTACGCCTGGCGCGACGGCCAGGACGTGATGTTCGACGAGACCTTCGTCCACTGGGTGAAGAACGAAACCGATGAATCGCGCCTGATCCTCTTCTGCGATATCGAACGGCCGCTCAAGTCGCCGCTGCTGACCCGCATCAACCGCCGCGTCAGCGCCTTCCTCGGGCGCGCCACCGCGCCGCAGAACGTCGAGGGCGAGCGCGTCGGCGGGATCAACCAGGCCTACTCGGTGCTGATTCGCCTGGGCGATGCCGTGGGCAGCAAGGTGAAGGTGTTCAAACGTACCTATCCCAAGGCCTACCGCATCGGCCGCCCGGTGCTGGCGGTGCTGGTGCTGGTACTGGTGCTGCGCTGGCTGTTTGGCTGA
- a CDS encoding thioredoxin family protein: protein MSKAVYYHAGCPVCVEAERALLPLLNREVEVVHLGEQSPRVAEAEAAGVKSVPALVVDGQVLHLNFGASLADLK, encoded by the coding sequence ATGAGCAAAGCTGTTTACTACCATGCCGGTTGCCCCGTCTGCGTCGAAGCCGAGCGCGCACTGCTGCCGTTGCTGAACCGCGAGGTCGAAGTGGTGCACCTGGGCGAGCAGTCGCCGCGCGTGGCCGAAGCCGAGGCTGCCGGGGTGAAATCCGTACCGGCGCTGGTGGTCGATGGGCAGGTGCTGCACCTGAACTTCGGCGCCTCCCTGGCCGACCTGAAATAA
- a CDS encoding D-2-hydroxyacid dehydrogenase: MRLLVLDREHALYAALLMAAEPRLTVISGNNPDTLVEAAAECPVWLGEPTLAAQLLRQGVHPVWIQSSWAGITPLLADDLPKDYALTRAVGIFGQVMTEYLLTYMLAHERQFLGRLASQVGVQWDDRAPGSLSGRQILIVGTGEIGQAVAHMLAPFGVELVGVAKTPRSLVPFGRMGGLDDLPRLAETADYVINLLPDTPETADIFNLALFQRMKPTALFLNAGRGTSVVDEDLVAALEANQLAGAVIDVCRQEPLPTSHPFWHTPRLLLTGHTAAPTLPSLLIDLFRDNLTRFWAGQAMRGEVDFSRGY, from the coding sequence ATGCGCCTGCTCGTACTCGATCGCGAACACGCCCTCTACGCCGCCCTGCTGATGGCGGCCGAGCCCCGGTTGACGGTGATCTCCGGCAACAACCCCGACACCCTGGTTGAAGCGGCGGCCGAATGCCCCGTGTGGCTCGGCGAGCCGACCCTGGCGGCGCAACTGTTGCGCCAGGGCGTGCACCCGGTCTGGATCCAGTCCAGCTGGGCGGGCATCACCCCGCTGCTGGCCGACGACCTGCCCAAGGATTACGCCCTGACCCGCGCCGTCGGCATCTTCGGCCAGGTCATGACCGAATACCTGCTCACCTACATGCTCGCCCACGAACGTCAGTTCCTCGGCCGCCTGGCCAGCCAGGTCGGCGTGCAGTGGGACGACCGCGCGCCCGGCAGCCTGAGTGGCCGGCAGATCCTCATCGTCGGCACCGGCGAGATCGGCCAGGCCGTGGCGCACATGCTGGCGCCCTTCGGCGTGGAACTGGTTGGCGTGGCGAAGACCCCGCGTTCGCTGGTGCCGTTCGGGCGCATGGGCGGGCTGGATGACCTGCCGCGCCTGGCCGAGACCGCCGACTACGTGATCAACCTGCTGCCCGACACGCCGGAAACCGCGGATATCTTCAACCTCGCGCTGTTCCAGCGGATGAAGCCCACCGCGCTGTTCCTCAACGCCGGGCGTGGCACTTCGGTGGTGGACGAGGACCTGGTAGCGGCGCTGGAAGCCAACCAACTGGCCGGTGCGGTGATCGATGTCTGCCGCCAGGAGCCGCTGCCGACTTCGCACCCGTTCTGGCACACGCCGCGCCTGCTGCTGACCGGCCATACCGCTGCGCCGACGCTGCCGAGCCTGCTGATCGACCTGTTCCGCGACAACCTCACGCGCTTCTGGGCGGGGCAGGCCATGCGCGGCGAGGTGGATTTCTCCCGCGGTTACTGA
- the rnd gene encoding ribonuclease D: MFVTVLDIQWIRDDATLERKCQDWKELPYLALDTEFMRVDTFYPAAGLVQVGDGSGVWLIDPLLIRDWSPFAAVLESPVVVKVFHACGEDLEVFQRLTGSLPQPLFDTQLAAAYLGMPHSMGYSKLVLEILGLDLPKDETRSDWLQRPLTDMQVRYAAEDVQHLAEVYVKLAPRLSDEKLQWLLADGTDLTSNQSRVSDPQEAYLDVKLAWKLGRQQLAVLRELCVWREEQARLRNKPRNHILREHTLWPLARFQPADKVALARIDDMHPRTVRQDGDTLIALMAHAAKLPEAVWPQTLPEPLPREITPVLKKLREVGQKEAERLEMAPELMLRKKILEALLKTGWPNGPYQLPDSLQGWRRELMGQALLDSLAAPTAE; this comes from the coding sequence ATGTTCGTGACTGTCCTCGACATTCAGTGGATTCGCGACGATGCCACCCTGGAGCGCAAGTGCCAGGACTGGAAAGAACTGCCTTACCTCGCGCTCGATACCGAGTTCATGCGTGTCGATACCTTCTACCCGGCTGCCGGGCTGGTGCAGGTGGGCGACGGCAGCGGCGTGTGGCTGATCGACCCGCTGCTGATCCGCGACTGGTCGCCGTTCGCTGCCGTGCTGGAGTCGCCGGTGGTGGTCAAGGTGTTCCATGCCTGCGGCGAGGACCTGGAAGTTTTCCAGCGCCTGACCGGCAGCCTGCCGCAGCCGCTGTTCGACACCCAGTTGGCCGCCGCCTACCTGGGCATGCCGCATTCCATGGGGTATTCCAAGCTGGTGCTGGAAATCCTCGGCCTCGACCTGCCCAAGGACGAAACCCGCTCCGACTGGCTGCAGCGTCCGCTGACCGACATGCAGGTGCGCTATGCGGCCGAGGACGTGCAGCACCTGGCCGAGGTCTACGTGAAGCTCGCCCCGCGCCTGAGCGACGAGAAGCTGCAGTGGCTGCTGGCCGACGGCACCGACCTGACCAGCAACCAGAGCCGCGTCAGTGACCCGCAGGAGGCCTACCTCGACGTCAAGCTGGCGTGGAAGCTGGGTCGCCAGCAACTGGCCGTCCTGCGCGAGCTGTGCGTCTGGCGCGAGGAGCAGGCGCGGTTGCGCAACAAGCCGCGCAACCACATTCTGCGCGAGCACACGCTGTGGCCATTGGCGCGCTTCCAGCCGGCCGACAAGGTCGCCCTGGCGCGTATCGACGACATGCACCCGCGCACCGTGCGCCAGGACGGCGACACCCTGATCGCACTGATGGCCCACGCGGCGAAGCTGCCCGAAGCCGTCTGGCCGCAGACCCTGCCCGAGCCGCTGCCGCGAGAGATCACCCCGGTGCTGAAGAAGCTGCGCGAAGTCGGCCAGAAGGAAGCCGAGCGCCTGGAGATGGCGCCCGAGCTGATGCTGCGCAAGAAAATTCTCGAAGCCCTGCTCAAGACCGGTTGGCCCAACGGCCCCTACCAACTGCCCGATTCGCTGCAAGGCTGGCGCCGCGAGCTGATGGGGCAGGCCCTACTGGACAGCCTGGCTGCCCCTACTGCCGAATAA
- a CDS encoding YcgL domain-containing protein: MKRICSIYKSPRKNEMYLYVDKREALSRVPEALLVAFGAPQHAFDLVLSPERQLAREDINVVLENIEKQGFHLQMPPAEEEYIQHLPEELLRRNDPV, encoded by the coding sequence ATGAAACGCATCTGCTCCATCTACAAGAGTCCGCGCAAGAACGAGATGTACCTGTACGTCGACAAGCGCGAAGCCCTCAGCCGCGTGCCCGAGGCGCTGCTGGTCGCCTTCGGCGCGCCGCAGCACGCCTTCGATCTGGTGCTGAGCCCCGAGCGCCAGCTGGCCCGGGAAGACATCAACGTGGTGCTGGAAAACATCGAGAAACAAGGTTTCCACCTGCAGATGCCGCCGGCGGAGGAGGAGTACATCCAGCACCTCCCTGAGGAATTGCTGCGCCGGAACGACCCGGTCTGA
- a CDS encoding tetratricopeptide repeat protein, which yields MPSRIRQTLLASLLLGLCSTTPLYAVALEATPCAIQDQWSDLYGEDLVKAAKAGHASAQYTLGLEYDSGSDEYDQDYEKAAYWYEKAARQGHACAQYNLGNAYDNGDGVEQDSTKAVYWYQKAVDQGDKDAQYNLAIMYENGTGVTRSYKKAFALYLLSAEQGDVDAEYEVGESYAKGRGVAKNPAQARAWYQKAADQGHEEAEEKLSAMPELPPSI from the coding sequence ATGCCTTCGCGCATCCGCCAAACCCTGCTCGCCAGCCTGCTGCTGGGCCTGTGCAGCACCACCCCGCTCTATGCCGTCGCGCTGGAAGCAACGCCCTGCGCCATCCAGGACCAGTGGTCCGACCTCTACGGCGAGGACCTGGTGAAAGCGGCCAAGGCCGGCCACGCCAGCGCCCAGTACACCCTGGGTCTGGAGTACGACTCCGGCAGTGACGAGTACGACCAGGACTACGAGAAAGCCGCCTACTGGTACGAAAAAGCCGCCAGGCAGGGCCACGCCTGCGCCCAGTACAACCTCGGCAACGCCTACGACAATGGCGATGGCGTAGAGCAGGACTCGACCAAGGCGGTGTACTGGTACCAAAAGGCCGTCGATCAGGGCGACAAGGATGCCCAGTACAACCTCGCGATCATGTACGAGAACGGCACCGGCGTGACCCGCAGCTACAAGAAGGCCTTCGCCCTCTATCTGCTGTCCGCCGAACAGGGCGACGTGGACGCCGAGTACGAGGTGGGCGAAAGCTACGCCAAGGGTCGCGGCGTGGCGAAGAACCCCGCACAGGCCCGCGCCTGGTACCAGAAGGCGGCGGACCAGGGCCACGAAGAGGCCGAGGAAAAGCTCTCTGCGATGCCGGAGTTACCACCGAGCATCTAA
- the mazG gene encoding nucleoside triphosphate pyrophosphohydrolase: MHKLDDLLYLMARLRDPQHGCPWDLKQSYATIVPYTLEEAYEVADAIERGDFDHLREELGDLLFQVVYYAQLAREEGRFEFDAVVDGITNKLIRRHPHVFPDGDLYGESDPAKLAEAAVKQRWEELKAEERAAKAAEPVQLSLLDDVPNALPALSRAAKLQKRASQVGFDWADALPVVDKVREELDEVLEAMAGGDTEAQAEEVGDLLFVVVNLARKLKVDPETALRAANAKFERRFRYIETALRDQGRTLEDSNLEEMDELWGAAKRDEKNPLSCG; the protein is encoded by the coding sequence ATGCATAAGCTCGACGACCTGCTGTACCTGATGGCCCGGCTGCGTGACCCGCAGCATGGCTGCCCCTGGGACCTGAAGCAGAGCTACGCGACGATCGTTCCGTACACCCTCGAGGAAGCCTACGAGGTGGCCGATGCCATCGAGCGCGGCGACTTCGACCACCTGCGCGAGGAGCTGGGCGACCTGCTCTTCCAGGTCGTCTATTACGCACAGCTGGCGCGGGAAGAGGGGCGCTTCGAGTTCGACGCGGTGGTGGATGGCATCACCAACAAGCTGATCCGCCGCCACCCCCATGTGTTCCCCGACGGCGACCTGTATGGCGAGTCCGACCCGGCGAAGCTGGCGGAAGCGGCGGTCAAGCAGCGTTGGGAGGAGCTCAAGGCCGAGGAGCGTGCCGCCAAGGCCGCTGAGCCGGTGCAACTGTCCCTGCTGGACGACGTACCCAACGCCCTGCCGGCGCTGAGTCGCGCCGCCAAGCTGCAGAAGCGCGCTTCCCAGGTCGGCTTCGACTGGGCCGACGCCTTGCCGGTGGTGGATAAGGTCCGCGAGGAACTGGACGAGGTGCTCGAGGCCATGGCTGGCGGCGATACCGAGGCCCAGGCCGAGGAAGTGGGCGACCTGCTGTTCGTGGTGGTCAACCTGGCGCGCAAGCTCAAGGTCGACCCGGAAACCGCGCTGCGCGCCGCCAACGCCAAGTTCGAACGCCGCTTCCGCTACATCGAAACCGCTCTGCGCGACCAGGGCCGCACCCTGGAAGACAGCAACCTGGAAGAGATGGACGAGCTGTGGGGCGCTGCCAAACGTGACGAGAAGAACCCGCTCAGCTGTGGGTAA